Proteins from a genomic interval of Zingiber officinale cultivar Zhangliang chromosome 1B, Zo_v1.1, whole genome shotgun sequence:
- the LOC122011350 gene encoding uncharacterized protein LOC122011350 isoform X1 yields the protein MTEKWRGRSNLQSFLDSTTPSMPSHKLPKSWCRDLNNLWQMVGKDSVEFFNLGDLWEQYCEWSAYGAGVPVCLQSEEMVVQYYVPYLSSVQIYTNKAPAGARDVKQNGGNNTVSWNGEQVGHLYLEFSESTSPYGRVPLLDKVLELSHSHPGLFSFKSTELSPASWMSVAWYPIYHIPTRRSVKELSVCFLTYHTLSSFFQDEVHGSITDLNFIQSGKNEFRSKEKCSRIYLPPFGLATYKLQGNLWTMPESGDQERITSLFTAADSWLKKLKVQHHDFTYFTTHFL from the exons ATGACGGAGAAATGGCGAGGCCGCTCCAATCTCCAGAGTTTCCTCGACTCCACCACTCCTTCGATGCCGTCCCACAAACTCCCCAAG TCATGGTGTCGAGACCTGAACAATCTTTGGCAAATGGTCGGAAAGGACAGTGTCGAGTTCTTCAACCTTGGAGACTTATGGGAGCAGTACTGTGAATGGAGTGCTTATGGCGCCGGCGTCCCGGTCTGCCTACAAAGTGAGGAGATGGTTGTGCAATATTATGTGCCATACCTATCTAGTGTTCAGATTTACACTAACAAAGCTCCTGCGGGTGCCAG GGATGTTAAGCAGAATGGTGGGAATAATACTGTTAGTTGGAATGGTGAGCAAGTTGGACACTTATACTTAGAGTTTTCTGAAAGTACTTCCCCTTATGGAAGAGTTCCTCTTCTAGACAAG GTACTCGAGTTGTCTCATTCACACCcaggtttgttttctttcaagaGTACAGAACTCTCACCAGCCAGTTGGATGTCTGTAGCCTG GTATCCTATTTATCATATCCCAACAAGACGTAGCGTGAAGGAGTTGTCTGTGTGTTTCTTGACTTATCATACCTTGTCCTCTTTCTTTCAAG ATGAGGTTCATGGAAGCATAACTGATTTGAATTTTATCCAATCTGGGAAGAATGAATTCAGATCTAAGGAAAAGTGCAGCCGCATCTATCTTCCTCCATTTGGATTGGCAACTTACAAGCTTCAGGGGAACCTTTGGACAATGCCAGAATCAGGAGACCAGGAAAGAATCACCTCTCTATTTACTGCTGCAGATTCATGGCTGAAGAAGCTCAAAGTCCAACACCATGACTTCACTTACTTTACCACACACTTTCTTTGA
- the LOC121985680 gene encoding probable RNA helicase SDE3 — protein sequence MGCFLDVLRCIFCCRDDDDAFDRLNVSRWSSSSTNHWGNYHRVEDFPIRSPLLSRNSSSSVSYPSTTTLLYPCKPSVTSPPLNASVSPSPSLLSRFSTASGPLPSKQPNDSAPKVSSGASRSSSSPPKSKTLPFSPLSSSRPSESKTLPFSSQFQQADASWRSPGTTTSKQKHTPDARDGNPELNGKISAKVPDSTHIWVTHQATTKPSKPSLNASASPLTSSVSSKHPASSSHGPSTLVWKKRQSTSNYHDKSSLLSSTTLPSNTSNFTDTFESSFQKQQTRKPEISRHDFTLIFKDYSSDSSSSTTPHSSEASPFSKKRTLAERYEIPEDIEELIKIDMLPAMMPLNPHGYADYFRILLYAEDYELEKWSEYLLEGVTLELREKKDSKIHNLRETSKTKNRRNDQHSFVAFEIEAVRERPYLLSRDFVFVQPSDQISAERFKGVIVCVVKSRTVLVEFGRDFHKQHSSTKKYNVSFSFNRVCLKRSHIAISAATNPLLCKILFPNPKGITDYASSDGNMVSPTIQSSIKHYHVIRRILNCKGLVPYLIEGPLAYEFGELTATGKFIQEAVIQIHRNVVSSKILICTPRNMTCDALMRSLLDEIPKTKLFRANATFRDMELVPDDIMPTCLFKGECFTCPPVDRLREFNIVSSTYMSSFRLHNAGIEANHFSHIFLVDASSSMEPEAIVALANLVCEKTVIVITGSMNDFPRWVRSEIGRRRNGLRRSLFHRLMEIEPYSSIDSKHAASIRSG from the exons ATGGGGTGCTTCCTCGATGTGTTGCGCTGCATCTTCTGCTGCAGAGATGACGACGACGCTTTCGATCGATTAAACGTGAGTAGGTGGAGCAGCAGCAGCACCAACCACTGGGGAAACTACCATCGCGTCGAGGATTTTCCGATACGATCGCCGTTGCTATCTAGAAATTCCTCATCGTCGGTGTCGTATCCTTCAACTACCACCTTACTGTATCCGTGCAAGCCTTCAGTGACTTCTCCGCCGTTAAATGCTTCTGTTTCTCCGTCCCCCTCTTTGCTATCTAGGTTTTCCACCGCCTCCGGTCCTCTCCCATCGAAGCAGCCTAACGATTCTGCCCCAAAAGTTTCTTCCGGAGCTTCCCGATCTTCTTCTTCCCCACCGAAATCGAAGACTTTGCCTTTCAGTCCACTGTCTTCATCTCGCCCATCGGAATCGAAGACTTTACCTTTCAGTTCACAGTTCCAACAGGCTGATGCCAGTTGGAGATCGCCGGGAACAACCACGAGCAAGCAAAAGCACACGCCTGACGCAAGAGACGGAAATCCTGAACTGAATGGGAAGATTTCTGCCAAGGTGCCTGATTCCACTCACATTTGGGTTACGCATCAGGCCACGACGAAGCCCTCTAAACCCTCCTTAAATGCTTCTGCTTCTCCCTTGACCTCTTCAGTCTCATCCAAACATCCTGCCTCATCATCGCATGGGCCTTCCACTCTAGTCTGGAAAAAGCGTCAATCGACCTCGAATTACCATGACAAATCTTCGCTTTTGTCATCGACTACTCTTCCATCAAATACCTCCAACTTCACAGATACGTTTGAATCTTCTTTCCAAAAGCAACAGACACGGAAACCTGAGATTAGTCGTCATGATTTTACTCTGATATTTAAGGACTACTCTTCCGACTCTTCATCATCTACTACTCCCCACTCATCCGAGGCTTCTCCATTTTCCAAAAAACGTACACTTGCTGAAAGATACGAGATCCCTGAGGATATCGAGGAGCTGATCAAGATCGATATGTTGCCTGCAATGATGCCATTAAACCCACACGGTTATGCTGATTATTTCCGTATTTTGCTTTACGCAGAAGATTATGAACTCGAG AAATGGAGCGAATATTTACTGGAAGGAGTTACTCTCGAGTTGCGAGAAAAGAAAGACTCTAAAATTCATAATTTGAGAGAGACTTCTAAGACAAAAAACCGTCGGAATGATCAACACTCTTTTGTAGCATTCGAGATTGAAGCTGTTCGTGAAAGACCTTATCTTTTATCAAGAGATTTTGTCTTTGTGCAGCCCTCAGACCAGATATCTGCTGAACGTTTCAAG GGAGTCATTGTTTGTGTGGTAAAGAGCAGAACTGTTTTAGTAGAGTTTGGACGCGATTTTCACAAACAACATTCATCAACGAAAAAGTATAATGTTAGCTTCTCCTTCAATAGAGTTTGCTTGAAAAGATCTCATATTGCAATCTCAGCTGCAACAAATCCTTTGCTGTGTAAGATCCTCTTCCCAAATCCCAAAGGCATTACTGATTATGCAAGCTCAGATGGGAACATGGTTTCTCCAACCATCCAGTCTTCCATTAAGCATTATCATGTAATTCGAAGAATCCTAAACTGTAAAGGTCTTGTCCCCTATCTCATAGAAGGACCCCTCGCCTACGAGTTTGGAGAACTCACTGCCACTGGGAAATTTATTCAAGAAGCAGTCATCCAAATACATAGGAATGTTGTTAGCTCCAAAATACTAATATGCACTCCGAGGAACATGACGTGCGATGCATTGATGAGGAGTTTACTCGACGAGATTCCAAAGACCAAGTTGTTCCGAGCTAATGCTACCTTCCGAGACATGGAACTTGTGCCAGATGACATTATGCCAACATGCCTGTTTAAAGGGGAGTGCTTCACTTGTCCTCCTGTTGATAGGCTCAGAGAATTCAACATTGTTTCTTCCACCTACATGAGTAGTTTCAGACTTCACAATGCGGGAATTGAAGCCAACCATTTTAGTCACATTTTCTTGGTGGATGCATCTTCTTCGATGGAGCCTGAAGCGATTGTGGCTCTTGCAAATCTAGTTTGTGAGAAGACTGTCATCGTAATTACAGGCTCGATGAATGATTTTCCACGTTGGGTGAGATCAGAAATTGGGAGGAGAAGGAATGGACTGAGGAGATCATTGTTCCATAGGCTTATGGAGATTGAACCCTACTCTTCTATAGATTCTAAGCATGCAGCCAGTATTAGATCTGGCTAG
- the LOC122011350 gene encoding uncharacterized protein LOC122011350 isoform X2, with product MVGKDSVEFFNLGDLWEQYCEWSAYGAGVPVCLQSEEMVVQYYVPYLSSVQIYTNKAPAGARDVKQNGGNNTVSWNGEQVGHLYLEFSESTSPYGRVPLLDKVLELSHSHPGLFSFKSTELSPASWMSVAWYPIYHIPTRRSVKELSVCFLTYHTLSSFFQDEVHGSITDLNFIQSGKNEFRSKEKCSRIYLPPFGLATYKLQGNLWTMPESGDQERITSLFTAADSWLKKLKVQHHDFTYFTTHFL from the exons ATGGTCGGAAAGGACAGTGTCGAGTTCTTCAACCTTGGAGACTTATGGGAGCAGTACTGTGAATGGAGTGCTTATGGCGCCGGCGTCCCGGTCTGCCTACAAAGTGAGGAGATGGTTGTGCAATATTATGTGCCATACCTATCTAGTGTTCAGATTTACACTAACAAAGCTCCTGCGGGTGCCAG GGATGTTAAGCAGAATGGTGGGAATAATACTGTTAGTTGGAATGGTGAGCAAGTTGGACACTTATACTTAGAGTTTTCTGAAAGTACTTCCCCTTATGGAAGAGTTCCTCTTCTAGACAAG GTACTCGAGTTGTCTCATTCACACCcaggtttgttttctttcaagaGTACAGAACTCTCACCAGCCAGTTGGATGTCTGTAGCCTG GTATCCTATTTATCATATCCCAACAAGACGTAGCGTGAAGGAGTTGTCTGTGTGTTTCTTGACTTATCATACCTTGTCCTCTTTCTTTCAAG ATGAGGTTCATGGAAGCATAACTGATTTGAATTTTATCCAATCTGGGAAGAATGAATTCAGATCTAAGGAAAAGTGCAGCCGCATCTATCTTCCTCCATTTGGATTGGCAACTTACAAGCTTCAGGGGAACCTTTGGACAATGCCAGAATCAGGAGACCAGGAAAGAATCACCTCTCTATTTACTGCTGCAGATTCATGGCTGAAGAAGCTCAAAGTCCAACACCATGACTTCACTTACTTTACCACACACTTTCTTTGA